A portion of the Luxibacter massiliensis genome contains these proteins:
- the nrdD gene encoding anaerobic ribonucleoside-triphosphate reductase: MIHVVKKDGTKEDFNVQKVVVAVNKSAYRALIKFTDEELDYICKFVKEKVESMHITDIPIAEMHNVVEGALEKVNPVVAKSYRDYRNYKQDFVQMLDEVYKKSQSIMYIGDKENSNTDSALVSTKRSLIFNELNKELYKKFFLTVEEIQAIREGYIYIHDMSARRDTMNCCLFDVKSVLSGGFEMGNLWYNEPKTLDTAFDVIGDIVLSAASQQYGGFTVPSVDEILEPYAEKSHKRLLQKYTDLGLPRKTVEEVAWADLEKEMEQGFQGWEYKFNSVSSSRGDYPFITVTAGTRTSRYGKLATIKMLEVRRKGQGKEGHRKPVLFPKIVFLYDENLHGPGKPLEDVFEAGIACSRKTMYPDWLSLTGEGYVPSIYKKYGKIISPMGCRAFLSPWYERGGMEPADEKDEPVFVGRFNVGAISLHLPMIYAKAQQEGRDFYEVLDYYLNLIRKLHQRTYDYLGEMKASTNPLAYCEGGFYGGRLGLYDKIKPLLKAATASFGITALNELQQLHNKKSIAEDGSFALEALRYINDRVNEFKQEDGHLYAIYGTPAENLCGVQVQQFRKKYGIIENVSDREYVSNSFHCHVSEEITPIEKQDLEGRFWNLSNGGKIQYVKYPISYNTEAVKALVRRAMDRGYYEGVNLSLSYCDDCGHEELDMDVCPKCGSTNLTKIDRMNGYLSYSRVKGDTRLNDAKMAEIAERKSM; encoded by the coding sequence ATGATTCATGTGGTGAAGAAAGATGGTACAAAAGAGGACTTTAATGTGCAGAAAGTGGTGGTGGCTGTGAATAAGTCTGCCTACCGCGCCCTGATTAAGTTTACAGATGAAGAGCTGGATTATATCTGTAAGTTTGTGAAAGAAAAAGTAGAGTCTATGCACATTACGGATATTCCCATTGCAGAGATGCACAATGTGGTGGAAGGCGCTTTAGAGAAGGTAAATCCGGTTGTGGCGAAGAGCTACCGGGATTACCGGAATTATAAGCAGGATTTTGTACAGATGTTAGATGAGGTGTATAAAAAGAGCCAATCCATCATGTATATCGGCGACAAGGAAAACAGCAATACAGACAGCGCTCTTGTGTCCACCAAAAGGAGCCTTATTTTTAATGAGCTGAATAAAGAATTATATAAGAAGTTTTTCCTGACAGTGGAGGAAATACAGGCAATCCGGGAGGGATATATCTATATCCATGATATGTCCGCCAGAAGAGACACAATGAACTGCTGCCTTTTTGACGTGAAGAGTGTTTTGAGCGGCGGTTTTGAGATGGGGAACCTCTGGTACAATGAACCCAAGACCCTGGATACGGCTTTTGATGTAATTGGAGATATTGTCTTAAGTGCGGCCAGCCAGCAGTACGGCGGATTTACAGTGCCCAGCGTGGATGAGATTCTGGAGCCATATGCGGAGAAATCCCACAAAAGGCTCCTGCAGAAATATACAGATCTTGGACTGCCAAGAAAGACGGTAGAAGAGGTTGCCTGGGCAGACCTAGAGAAGGAGATGGAGCAGGGATTCCAGGGATGGGAATATAAATTTAACTCTGTATCCTCAAGCCGCGGCGACTATCCCTTCATAACCGTGACAGCAGGTACCCGGACAAGCCGCTATGGAAAACTGGCCACCATAAAAATGCTGGAAGTACGGCGCAAGGGGCAGGGGAAGGAAGGGCACAGAAAACCAGTCCTGTTTCCGAAGATTGTATTTTTATATGACGAGAACCTGCATGGGCCGGGGAAGCCGCTGGAAGACGTGTTTGAAGCAGGCATTGCATGCTCGAGAAAGACAATGTACCCAGACTGGCTCAGCCTTACCGGGGAAGGTTACGTTCCCAGTATATATAAGAAGTACGGTAAGATTATCAGCCCTATGGGATGCCGGGCATTTTTATCCCCCTGGTATGAGCGCGGCGGCATGGAGCCTGCAGACGAGAAGGATGAACCTGTATTTGTGGGCAGATTTAATGTGGGGGCCATCAGCCTCCACCTGCCCATGATCTATGCCAAAGCACAGCAGGAGGGCAGGGATTTTTATGAGGTTTTGGATTATTATCTGAATCTGATCAGAAAGCTGCACCAGAGAACCTACGACTATTTGGGGGAGATGAAGGCCTCCACCAATCCCCTGGCATACTGTGAGGGAGGGTTCTATGGCGGCCGCTTAGGGTTATATGATAAGATCAAGCCGCTTTTGAAGGCTGCCACCGCCTCTTTTGGCATTACGGCCCTCAATGAACTGCAGCAGCTCCACAACAAAAAGTCTATAGCAGAGGATGGCAGTTTTGCCCTGGAGGCTTTGAGGTACATCAATGACAGAGTGAATGAATTTAAGCAGGAAGATGGGCATCTGTATGCAATTTACGGGACGCCGGCAGAGAATCTGTGCGGCGTGCAGGTACAGCAGTTCCGCAAAAAGTATGGCATTATTGAAAATGTATCTGACAGGGAGTATGTAAGCAACAGTTTCCACTGCCATGTCAGTGAGGAGATCACTCCCATAGAGAAACAGGATTTAGAAGGCCGGTTCTGGAATCTGAGTAATGGGGGAAAGATTCAGTATGTCAAGTATCCTATAAGCTATAATACTGAGGCGGTAAAAGCTCTTGTCAGACGCGCCATGGACAGAGGTTACTATGAAGGGGTGAACCTGTCACTTTCATACTGTGACGATTGTGGGCATGAGGAGCTGGATATGGATGTGTGCCCCAAGTGCGGGAGCACAAACCTGACAAAGATAGACAGGATGAATGGATATCTTTCTTATTCCAGGGTAAAGGGAGACACTAGGCTCAACGATGCCAAGATGGCGGAGATCGCAGAAAGGAAAAGTATGTAG
- a CDS encoding alpha-hydroxy-acid oxidizing protein, with protein sequence MDYSEVIKKAASCIGPYCRACAVCNGKACKNTIPGPGAKGSGDVAVRNFESWQDIRINMDTVCGQKSVDTSFSLFGRRFAYPFFAGPVGAVKLHYGDKHTDQEYNEILIEGCAKNQIAAFTGDGTDREVMKEATKAVSKFNGLGIPTVKPWDMGTIREKIELAKKSGAFAVAMDIDAAGLPFLQNLTPPAGSKSVEELREIVKMAEVPFILKGIMTPKGALKAVEAGVSGIVVSNHGGRVLDQCPATAEVLESIVDAVGGKIKILVDGGIRTGTDVFKALAMGADGALIARPFVTAVYGGGVKGVSAYVQKLGAELKDTMAMCGAFNLGEIQNDMVWK encoded by the coding sequence GTGGATTATAGTGAAGTGATAAAGAAAGCCGCCTCTTGTATCGGGCCTTACTGCAGGGCCTGTGCTGTCTGTAATGGGAAGGCGTGTAAAAATACCATTCCGGGCCCTGGGGCAAAGGGCAGCGGGGACGTGGCAGTGCGTAATTTTGAGAGTTGGCAGGATATACGCATCAATATGGATACAGTCTGCGGGCAGAAATCCGTGGATACATCTTTCAGCCTGTTTGGCAGACGTTTTGCATATCCGTTTTTTGCCGGCCCGGTCGGCGCCGTAAAGCTGCACTATGGAGATAAGCACACAGACCAGGAATATAATGAAATCCTTATAGAGGGGTGCGCCAAAAATCAGATCGCTGCTTTTACAGGAGATGGAACTGACAGGGAGGTTATGAAGGAGGCCACAAAGGCAGTCAGTAAATTTAATGGCCTGGGGATTCCCACGGTAAAACCATGGGATATGGGAACCATCCGGGAAAAGATAGAATTGGCCAAAAAGTCAGGCGCTTTTGCAGTGGCCATGGACATTGACGCGGCGGGACTGCCATTTTTACAGAACTTAACGCCCCCTGCCGGAAGCAAGTCTGTGGAAGAACTGAGGGAGATTGTGAAAATGGCCGAGGTACCTTTTATTTTAAAAGGAATTATGACCCCTAAGGGGGCCCTAAAGGCAGTGGAGGCTGGAGTCTCGGGCATTGTGGTATCTAACCACGGGGGACGTGTTTTGGATCAGTGCCCTGCAACGGCAGAGGTGCTTGAATCCATTGTAGATGCTGTGGGGGGAAAAATAAAGATTTTAGTGGATGGCGGCATCAGGACTGGGACAGATGTGTTCAAAGCTCTGGCTATGGGAGCGGACGGGGCGCTGATTGCACGTCCATTTGTAACTGCAGTTTACGGAGGCGGCGTAAAAGGGGTGTCTGCCTATGTGCAGAAATTAGGGGCAGAGCTGAAAGATACGATGGCAATGTGCGGTGCATTTAACCTCGGTGAAATACAGAATGATATGGTCTGGAAATAA
- a CDS encoding GntR family transcriptional regulator, whose product MVSMSEENLYLNVKNRICDFIFQGAYEEGGRIPAERQLAEQLDVSRVTVRRALELLEQDRLVVREVGSGTRVCLHNYGNMSSMDMIVLVAPAKNPFFAEFIAHFQEYAQKENSLLLYVEKPGKESLENCLYRLYGRGLHDVVIWLEDLAVDLEKLKRLRALGMNMVFFDTDRGFPYADCVTLDNEGAIRALYENLRDKGCTEIAYAGWDRKDIYSIARREKAYASVSGQREVFLHLPWGERQKSHDIVLARLSSGPEGLPDAIICGDRECGKAVSGALGKLKLKQVRAAAVDGFPEARRRHVTVCAQNLERTVGEIYDCLRRQSREGEKWKARVYMIEGILHLH is encoded by the coding sequence ATGGTCAGTATGAGTGAAGAAAATCTTTATTTAAATGTGAAAAACAGAATCTGTGATTTTATTTTCCAGGGCGCCTACGAGGAAGGGGGGCGCATACCGGCAGAACGGCAGCTTGCAGAGCAGTTAGACGTCAGCAGGGTGACGGTGCGCAGGGCCCTGGAACTTCTGGAGCAGGACAGGCTGGTGGTCAGGGAAGTGGGAAGCGGCACCAGGGTCTGCCTGCATAATTATGGAAATATGAGCAGCATGGACATGATTGTGCTGGTGGCGCCGGCGAAAAATCCGTTTTTTGCAGAATTTATCGCACATTTCCAGGAATATGCCCAGAAAGAAAACTCCCTGCTTCTGTATGTGGAAAAACCAGGAAAAGAGTCCCTTGAGAACTGTCTGTACCGCCTGTATGGGCGGGGCCTGCATGACGTGGTCATATGGCTGGAAGATTTGGCGGTGGATCTGGAGAAATTGAAACGCCTGAGGGCCCTGGGGATGAATATGGTGTTTTTTGATACAGACAGAGGATTTCCTTATGCAGACTGCGTGACTCTGGACAATGAAGGGGCCATCCGCGCCTTATATGAAAACCTGAGGGACAAAGGATGTACTGAGATTGCATATGCCGGGTGGGACAGAAAAGATATATATAGTATTGCCAGGAGGGAGAAGGCATACGCCTCTGTATCCGGCCAAAGAGAGGTGTTTTTGCATCTGCCCTGGGGGGAGAGGCAAAAAAGCCATGATATTGTCCTCGCCAGGCTTTCCAGTGGGCCGGAGGGTCTCCCTGACGCTATCATTTGCGGTGACAGGGAGTGTGGAAAGGCTGTTTCCGGCGCCCTGGGAAAGCTTAAGCTCAAGCAGGTACGGGCGGCGGCGGTGGATGGGTTCCCAGAGGCCAGGAGACGGCATGTGACGGTCTGTGCGCAGAACCTGGAGCGGACGGTGGGGGAGATATATGACTGTCTGCGGAGGCAGAGCCGGGAGGGAGAGAAGTGGAAAGCAAGAGTGTATATGATAGAGGGGATCCTTCATCTGCATTGA